The Primulina tabacum isolate GXHZ01 chromosome 16, ASM2559414v2, whole genome shotgun sequence genome window below encodes:
- the LOC142529203 gene encoding uncharacterized protein LOC142529203 isoform X1: protein MSYPNSSVGSGSRTARKTFEFGRTYVVRPKGKHQATIIWLHGLGDNGSSWSQQLENLPLPNIKWICPTAPTRPVAILGGFPCTAWFDVGELSEDGPDDFEGLDASTAHIANLLSTEPADIKLGIGGFSMGAATALYSATCFALGKYGNGSPYPVNLRAIVGLSGWLPCFRSVRHKIEGSHEAGRRASYLPILLSHGLCDEVVPYKYGERSYHTLSQAGFRNLEFKSYDGIGHYTVPKELDEVSNWLHTRLGL from the exons ATGAGCTATCCAAATTCGTCAGTGGGCTCCG GAAGCAGAACAGCAAGAAAAACATTTGAGTTCGGCAGGACATATGTGGTTAGGCCTAAAGGGAAACACCAAGCTACAATAATTTGGCTGCATGGTCTTGGTGACAATGGCTCCAG TTGGTCGCAACAATTGGAGAATCTTCCTCTCCCGAAT ATAAAATGGATATGCCCTACTGCCCCAACTCGCCCTGTGGCTATACTTGGAGGATTTCCTTGTACTGCAT GGTTTGATGTGGGAGAGCTTTCTGAAGATGGTCCAGATGATTTTGAAGGTTTAGATGCTTCAACAGCACATATAGCTAACTTGTTGTCTACAGAGCCTGCTGACA TTAAACTTGGCATTGGAGGCTTTAGTATGGGTGCTGCAACTGCTCTCTATTCTGCTACTTGTTTCGCTCTGGGAAAATATGGAAATGGCAGCCCATACCCGGTTAACCTGAGGGCTATTGTTGGTCTGAGCGGTTGGCTTCCCTGTTTTAG GAGTGTGAGACATAAGATTGAGGGGTCCCATGAGGCTGGAAGACGTGCTTCATATCTGCCAATATTGCTCTCCCATGGACTTT GTGATGAAGTGGTTCCTTACAAATATGGGGAGAGGTCCTATCATACATTAAGCCAAGCTGGATTTCGAAATCTAGAATTTAAATCATATGACGG GATCGGTCATTATACCGTGCCTAAGGAGTTGGACGAGGTCAGCAATTGGTTACATACAAGGTTGGGACTTTAG
- the LOC142529203 gene encoding uncharacterized protein LOC142529203 isoform X2, with the protein MDELQLYLIGYILFTGFDSPFADEKIGCFVPFSLHFFFMDAPISLSLSLFLRSRTARKTFEFGRTYVVRPKGKHQATIIWLHGLGDNGSSWSQQLENLPLPNIKWICPTAPTRPVAILGGFPCTAWFDVGELSEDGPDDFEGLDASTAHIANLLSTEPADIKLGIGGFSMGAATALYSATCFALGKYGNGSPYPVNLRAIVGLSGWLPCFRSVRHKIEGSHEAGRRASYLPILLSHGLCDEVVPYKYGERSYHTLSQAGFRNLEFKSYDGIGHYTVPKELDEVSNWLHTRLGL; encoded by the exons ATGGATGAATTACAACTCTATTTAATAGGCTATATACTTTTTACTGGTTTTGATTCTCCCTTCGCAGATGAAAAGATTGGCTGCTTTGTTCCCTTTTCTTTACATTTCTTTTTCATGGATGCCCccatctctctctctctctctttatTTTTGA GAAGCAGAACAGCAAGAAAAACATTTGAGTTCGGCAGGACATATGTGGTTAGGCCTAAAGGGAAACACCAAGCTACAATAATTTGGCTGCATGGTCTTGGTGACAATGGCTCCAG TTGGTCGCAACAATTGGAGAATCTTCCTCTCCCGAAT ATAAAATGGATATGCCCTACTGCCCCAACTCGCCCTGTGGCTATACTTGGAGGATTTCCTTGTACTGCAT GGTTTGATGTGGGAGAGCTTTCTGAAGATGGTCCAGATGATTTTGAAGGTTTAGATGCTTCAACAGCACATATAGCTAACTTGTTGTCTACAGAGCCTGCTGACA TTAAACTTGGCATTGGAGGCTTTAGTATGGGTGCTGCAACTGCTCTCTATTCTGCTACTTGTTTCGCTCTGGGAAAATATGGAAATGGCAGCCCATACCCGGTTAACCTGAGGGCTATTGTTGGTCTGAGCGGTTGGCTTCCCTGTTTTAG GAGTGTGAGACATAAGATTGAGGGGTCCCATGAGGCTGGAAGACGTGCTTCATATCTGCCAATATTGCTCTCCCATGGACTTT GTGATGAAGTGGTTCCTTACAAATATGGGGAGAGGTCCTATCATACATTAAGCCAAGCTGGATTTCGAAATCTAGAATTTAAATCATATGACGG GATCGGTCATTATACCGTGCCTAAGGAGTTGGACGAGGTCAGCAATTGGTTACATACAAGGTTGGGACTTTAG